A genomic segment from Nematostella vectensis chromosome 6, jaNemVect1.1, whole genome shotgun sequence encodes:
- the LOC5515178 gene encoding glycogen [starch] synthase: MNNPGVFYQEYEDDPPYFTFEVSWEVANKVGGIYTVIRSKAATSVDIHGDNYCMMGIYNKAQCNMEVEMTEPDMKAMKGALKCMRNKGVQVHFGRWLIEGYPKVVLFDIGSVYHKLNKWKADLWENCHIGLPDGDTEANDSLVLGCLVAQFISEFRSRFDPEIPVVAHFHEWQAGVGEIMLRTKKVNVSTVFTTHATLLGRYLCAANVDFYNNLERFDVDKEAGDRGIYHRYCLERAAAHAAHVFTTVSRITADEAEHLLKRKPDLVVPNGLNVVKYTALHEFQNLHAKSKEKINDFVRGHFYGHFDFDLDKTLYFFAAGRYEYFNKGADVFLESLARLNYQLKTNNSETTVVAFLIFPTKTNNFNVDSLRGQAVTKQLKETVNEIQDKIGKRIYESCVKGNLPSGESLLEPDDIVRLKRCVLGAQHPEMPPVVTHNVLNDATDPILCHIRRIQLFNTRHDRVKIVFHPEFLSNINPLLAMEYSEFVRGCHLGVFPSYYEPWGYTPAECTVMGIPSVTTNLSGFGRFMAEHVCDPTSYGIYIVDRRFKCAEESIQELSGYMFSFCTMTRRQRIIQRNRTERLSELLDWKSLYRFYARARLLGLHRLEPAKYEHPNLTDEIRSAFNYPRPPSAPPSPAPSEAGSDKESETEEDEQYRLFSV; encoded by the exons ATGAACAACCCTGGGGTGTTTTACCAAGAGTATGAAGATGATCCACCGTACTTCACGTTTGAGGTGTCTTGGGAGGTTGCGAACAAAG TTGGAGGAATTTACACCGTGATCAGGTCTAAAGCTGCTACCAGTGTGGATATCCATGGAGATAACTATTGCATGATGGGTATCTATAACAAAGCTCAGTGTAATATGGAAGTTGAGATGACAGAGCCAGACATGAAGGCAATGAAAGGAGCACTTAAGTGCATGCGAAACAAGGGAGTACAG GTACATTTTGGCAGGTGGCTGATTGAAGGTTACCCTAAG GTTGTTCTATTTGACATTGGTTCAGTGTACCACAAGCTCAACAAGTGGAAGGCAGACCTGTGGGAAAATTGTCACATTGGTCTCCCTGATGGGGACACTGAGGCCAATGACTCGCTTGTGCTTGGATGTCTGGTCGCACAGTTTATTTCAGAG TTTCGAAGTCGCTTTGACCCTGAAATTCCGGTCGTTGCCCATTTTCACGAATGGCAAGCAGGAGTTGGTGAGATAATGCTAAGGACCAAGAAAGTGAATGTATCGACGGTGTTCACCACCCACGCCACCCTTCTGGGGCGGTACCTCTGTGCTGCTAATGTTGACTTCTATAACAATCTCGAAAGG TTTGATGTCGATAAG GAGGCGGGCGACCGTGGTATCTATCATAGGTACTGCCTGGAGAGGGCTGCGGCACATGCTGCACATGTGTTCACTACTGTATCGCGCATCACTGCCGATGAGGCCGAACATCTGCTTAAGAGAAAACCAG ATCTGGTAGTACCCAATGGCCTGAACGTGGTTAAATACAC TGCTCTTCATGAGTTTCAGAACCTCCATGcaaaatcaaaagaaaagatCAATGACTTTGTGCGTGGTCATTTCTATGG tCACTTTGACTTTGATCTTGATAAAACcctgtatttttttgctgCTGGAAG GTATGAGTATTTTAACAAAGGCGCTGATGTGTTTTTGGAATCATTAGCAAGACTCAATTACCAGCTTAAG ACCAATAACTCGGAAACAACAGTCGTAGCCTTCCTCATATTCCCGACTAAAACAAACAACTTCAATGTCGACTCCCTCCGAGGACAAGCTGTTACTAAGCAGCTCAA AGAGACGGTGAATGAGATTCAAGATAAGATTGGGAAACGAATTTACGAAAGCTGTGTCAA GGGTAATCTTCCGAGTGGGGAATCGCTGCTGGAACCAGATGACATTGTGAGGCTCAAGCGGTGTGTTCTCGGTGCCCAG CACCCTGAGATGCCACCGGTTGTGACGCATAACGTCTTAAATGACGCCACTGACCCGATTCTGTGCCATATCCGGCGGATACAACTCTTCAATACTCGCCACGATCGTGTTAAG ATCGTGTTCCACCCGGAGTTCCTGTCTAACATCAACCCTCTGCTTGCCATGGAGTACAGCGAGTTCGTCCGTGGATGCCATCTGGGGGTGTTTCCTTCTTACTATGAGCCCTGGGGATATACACCAG CGGAATGTACGGTTATGGGTATCCCTTCGGTCACCACCAATCTGTCTGGGTTTGGGCGGTTCATGGCCGAGCACGTGTGTGACCCCACCTCCTACGGAATCTACATCGTGGACAGGCGCTTTAAATGCGCTGAGGAATCTATCCAGGAGCTCAGCGGG tACATGTTCAGTTTTTGTACCATGACTCGACGCCAACGAATCATTCAAAGGAATCGTACGGAGCGACTCAGCGAGCTGTTGGATTGGAAGAGTCTGTACAGG TTCTACGCTCGCGCCCGCTTACTAGGGCTGCATCGTCTGGAACCAGCGAAGTACGAACACCCGAACTTGACCGATGAAATC CGGTCCGCGTTCAACTACCCCAGACCGCCATCAGCCCCGCCCTCCCCTGCACCATCTGAGGCAGGATCCGATAAAGAATCAGAAACGGAAGAAGACGAGCAGTACAG gttGTTTAGTGTATGA
- the LOC5515177 gene encoding peroxisomal biogenesis factor 3, producing MWESIKGFFRRHKRKFVVGGIVITGIYIVSRYARWRLDEWRANQELEYIAQARKQHHFESNQRTCSVTLYSLIPSLRDSLLDKLNTEEITAKLREKPANKLELWESLKTLSFARTVTAVYSSCMLFVFLRVQLNVIGGYMYLDSLVTPVEGGSNGKRKHVAEGMQKKYLALVKYLLSEGLDKMTDTIKRSTEDILSDISLKDKLTHAELQRLINHIRQTFEFSQQTSSSMCSSQTGSTPLSSTRPFCQFMVPEDMAALDGRGETAIGGVEGEEFMRLVEETLDVLESEDCSAVLQGCLDVAFAHILGNIAPFFQAEELDLGAYGGSQVAVSLPLAKIIPIVNGQIYHMFSDSDNSYLQDLFKVRFAGEFAANVYEAFSTEVD from the exons ATGTGGGAAAGTATAAAGGGTTTCTTTAGAAGACATAAGCGCAAGTTTGTTGTCGGGGGAATAGTAATTACTGGAATCTACATAGTTAGTCGTTACGCGAGATGGCGGCTTGATGAATGGCGTGCCAATCAGGAATTAGAATACATTGCACAAGCGCGTAAACAACACCACTTTGAAAGCAACCAGAGGACATGTAGTGTCACCCTTTATTCTCTGATTCCAAGTCTGAGAGACTCTCTCTTAGATAAACTAAACACTGAAGAGATCACTGCCAAATTACGTGAGAAACCTGCAAACAAACTCGAACTATGGGAATCGCTCAAGACTTTGAGCTTTGCACGGACTGTAACCGCGGTCTACTCTTCTTGTatgttgtttgtgtttttacGGGTGCAGCTTAATGTGATTGGGGGCTATATGTACTTGGATAGCTTAGTTACGCCAGTAGAGGGAGGCAGTAATGGCAAGAGGAAACATGTTGCTGAGGGTATGCAGAAGAAGTATCTAGCTCTGGTAAAGTACCTGCTGAGTGAAGGCTTGGACAAGATGACTGACACCATCAAGCGCTCGACTGAAG ATATCCTAAGCGATATTTCCCTGAAGGACAAACTAACACATGCAGAACTTCAAAGGCTAATCAACCATATCAGACAGACATTTGAGTTCTCGCAGCAGACCAGTTCCTCCATGTGTTCTTCACAAACTGGCAGCACCCCCCTGAGCAGCACAAGGCCCTTTTGCCAGTTCATGGTACCCGAAGACATGGCAGCTCTAGATGGCCGGGGGGAGACTGCTATTGGTGGGGTTGAAGGGGAGGAGTTTATGCGTCTTGTTGAGGAGACTTTGGATGTGCTGGAAAGTGAGGATTGCAGTGCTGTGCTTCAAGGGTGTCTAGATGTTGCCTTTGCACACATTTTAGGCAACATTGCACCATTCTTTCAAGCAGAAGAACTAG ATCTCGGTGCATATGGTGGCTCCCAAGTGGCTGTGAGTCTACCCCTTGCCAAAATCATCCCAATTGTGAATGGACAGATCTATCACATGTTCAGTGACTCAGACAATAGTTACCTGCAAGACTTGTTCAAAGTTCGCTTCGCTGGTGAATTTGCTGCAAATGTGTATGAAGCGTTCAGTACTGAAGTGGACTGA